A region of Rhodamnia argentea isolate NSW1041297 chromosome 9, ASM2092103v1, whole genome shotgun sequence DNA encodes the following proteins:
- the LOC115726617 gene encoding BTB/POZ domain-containing protein At1g30440 isoform X1 — MACVKLGSKSDAFQRQGQAWFCTTGLPSDIVVEVGEMSFHLHKFPLLSRSGVMERLIAEASEEGEEKCVIRLPDIPGRSKTFELIAKFCYGVKLELTASNVVYLRRASEHLEMTEEYGEGNLVTKTESFLNQVVLRNWKDSLKALQSCEDILPHADEIHITKRCIESLATKASTDPNLFGWPIMDHGGPMQSPGGSVLWNGISTGVRPKKASSDWWYEDVSSLRFPLYKRLISAMGTRGIKPEIIAGSLTFYARKYLPGLNRRQGIAESSTRLASATLGAPPSEEEQKDLLEEVDRLLPIQKGLVPTKFLFGLLRTAMIIRSSPSCISNLEKRIGMQLDEATLEDLLMPSFSYSTETLYNVDCVQQILKHFLAMDQTTGGASPCSVDDGQLIGSPSASLTPVTMVAKLIDGYLAEVAPDINLKLPKFEALAAAVPDYARPLDDGLYRAIDIYLKSHPWLAESDREQLCRLMDCQKLSLEACTHAAQNERLPLRIIVQVLFFEQLQLRTSIAGCFLVSDNLDGSRQLRSGLGASGEGGWATAVRENQVLKVGMDNMRMRVSELEKECSNMRQEIEKLGRVKGSSTWGSVSKKLGFRMKSQMCSAQEGSVSNQSKGSGKTEKVKVKDRHGKHRKNSSPER, encoded by the exons atggcGTGTGTTAAATTAGGGTCCAAAAGTGATGCATTTCAGCGGCAAGGGCAGGCCTG GTTTTGTACAACCGGCCTTCCCAGTGATATTGTTGTGGAAGTTGGGGAGATGTCTTTTCACCTACACAAG TTTCCTTTGCTCTCCAGAAGTGGGGTTATGGAAAGACTGATTGCTGAGGCATCggaagaaggtgaagaaaaaTGCGTAATAAGACTGCCCGACATCCCTGGCAGATCCAAGACATTTGAGCTCATAGCCAAGTTCTGCTACGGAGTGAAACTCGAGCTCACTGCCTCAAATGTTGTATACCTTCGTCGTGCTTCTGAGCATCTTGAAATGACAGAAGAGTATGGTGAGGGTAATCTCGTTACGAAGACCGAAAGTTTTCTCAATCAAGTTGTCCTACGAAATTGGAAAGACTCTCTGAAGGCGCTTCAAAGTTGTGAAGACATTCTCCCTCATGCTGATGAGATCCACATCACGAAGAGATGTATTGAGTCACTGGCCACGAAAGCATCCACTGACCCAAATCTCTTTGGCTGGCCTATAATGGACCATGGTGGGCCCATGCAAAGCCCAGGGGGCAGTGTACTTTGGAATGGGATAAGCACTGGGGTGAGGCCAAAAAAAGCAAGCTCGGATTGGTGGTACGAGGATGTGTCGAGTCTGAGGTTTCCTCTTTATAAGAGGTTGATTTCAGCTATGGGAACCCGTGGTATTAAACCGGAGATCATTGCTGGGTCCCTCACTTTTTATGCAAGGAAGTACCTTCCTGGGCTGAATCGGCGTCAGGGTATTGCTGAGTCCAGTACCCGGTTAGCATCTGCGACTCTTGGAGCTCCACCTTCAGAGGAGGAGCAGAAGGATTTACTAGAAGAAGTGGATAGATTACTTCCAATACAGAAGGGCCTTGTCCCAACCAAATTTTTATTCGGTCTTCTTAGAACTGCGATGATTATCCGTTCAAGCCCCTCTTGCATATCTAATCTAGAGAAAAGGATCGGGATGCAACTTGATGAGGCGACGCTGGAAGATCTCTTGATGCCCAGTTTCTCTTATTCCACAGAGACTCTGTACAATGTCGACTGTGTGCAGCAGATTCTCAAGCACTTCCTCGCCATGGATCAAACTACTGGTGGGGCCTCACCTTGCTCAGTTGATGATGGCCAGTTGATTGGCTCACCATCGGCTTCACTCACCCCAGTCACAATGGTGGCCAAGTTGATTGATGGTTACCTTGCTGAGGTCGCACCTGATATTAATCTGAAGCTGCCCAAGTTTGAGGCTCTTGCTGCTGCTGTTCCGGACTATGCCCGGCCATTAGATGATGGTCTTTATCGTGCCATAGATATTTATCTGAAG TCACATCCGTGGTTGGCCGAGTCCGACAGAGAACAGCTCTGCAGGCTAATGGACTGCCAGAAGCTCTCTCTGGAAGCGTGCACGCACGCTGCACAGAACGAGAGGTTACCCTTGAGAATAATCGTGCAAGTCCTCTTCTTCGAGCAGCTTCAGCTCAGGACTTCAATTGCTGGCTGCTTCCTTGTGTCAGACAATCTCGACGGATCGAGGCAGCTGAGGAGTGGGCTGGGCGCATCCGGTGAGGGAGGGTGGGCCACAGCCGTGAGGGAGAATCAGGTACTGAAGGTGGGGATGGATAACATGAGGATGCGCGTCTCGGAACTCGAGAAGGAATGCTCAAACATGAGACAGGAGATTGAGAAGCTAGGTCGGGTAAAGGGTTCGAGCACCTGGGGAAGCGTCTCGAAGAAACTGGGGTTTAGGATGAAGTCTCAGATGTGCAGTGCTCAAGAAGGATCAGTCAGCAACCAGAGTAAAGGTTCGGGCAAGACTGAGAAAGTTAAGGTTAAGGACAGACATGGCAAGCATAGGAAAAACTCGTCGCCTGAGCGGTAA
- the LOC115726630 gene encoding flavonoid 3'-monooxygenase CYP75B137-like — protein MQFLILAPPVLFPLSQAEMSNGDSNGPWPWSWHAKEANDAIPRATTTLLVIAIAALSFLFLFRRRKNVTPPMPPGPRGLPFLGYLPFLGTDLHRKFAELAEIYGPIYKLQLGGKLYIVVNSASLAKEIVRDQDMTFANRDPNIATTIATYGARDIAFSSQGPYWRNLRKLFVRQMMSNASLDMCYDLRRQEVRKVLSDLYKKSGLPVDIGKWTFVILINTVMAMMWGGTLKGEKREAMGAEFQKMASKLMELLGTPNVSDFFPALAWLDLQGVERDMKRVHHWLDAFIQSVVECATQGRTNEMFEQKEGESKTNEQKKDFLQIFLDLETEDDQSPMDKNEALKAILRDIILGGTDTTSTMVEWVMAELLQNRNVMSKVVHELTDIVGEDEMVEEHHLPKLKYLNAVIKEAFRLHPALPLLIPRTPHASCAVGGYTIPKGSNIFLNMGYIHKDPKNWDKPSEFRPERFSEDPSKYDLSGNNFTYMPFGSGRRICAGLPLAERILAYVLASLLHSFEWELPRGAELELSDKFGIVVKKTNPLVAIPRPRLSTPELYMAR, from the exons ATGCAATTCCTCATTCTTGCTCCACCAGTCCTCTTCCCGTTGTCACAAGCTGAAATGTCAAACGGAGACTCCAACGGCCCCTGGCCGTGGTCGTGGCATGCTAAAGAAGCGAATGATGCAATTCCTAGAGCTACTACAACACTGCTTGTCATAGCAATCGCAGCTcttagctttttatttttgttcaggaGAAGGAAAAACGTGACCCCTCCAATGCCACCGGGGCCCCGAGGCTTGCCGTTCCTCGGGTACCTCCCATTCCTAGGGACTGATCTCCACCGGAAATTTGCCGAGTTGGCTGAGATCTACGGCCCCATCTACAAACTCCAGCTCGGAGGCAAGTTATATATCGTGGTCAACTCCGCGTCACTGGCCAAAGAGATCGTGCGGGACCAGGACATGACGTTCGCCAATCGGGACCCGAACATTGCCACTACCATTGCGACATATGGCGCAAGGGATATTGCCTTCTCAAGCCAGGGGCCTTATTGGAGGAATCTCCGCAAACTGTTCGTGCGGCAGATGATGAGCAACGCGAGTCTTGATATGTGTTATGATTTGAGAAGGCAGGAGGTCAGGAAAGTTTTGAGCGATCTGTACAAAAAATCCGGGTTGCCAGTGGATATCGGCAAGTGGACCTTTGTAATCTTGATTAACACAGTGATGGCAATGATGTGGGGAGGGACGCTCAAGGGAGAGAAGCGCGAAGCCATGGGGGCTGAGTTCCAAAAGATGGCGAGCAAATTGATGGAGCTCTTAGGTACTCCGAATGTTTCGGACTTTTTCCCAGCACTTGCTTGGCTTGACCTGCAAGGCGTGGAAAGGGACATGAAAAGGGTGCATCACTGGCTTGATGCTTTTATTCAGTCTGTTGTCGAATGTGCCACCCAAGGAAGAACAAATGAAATGTTCGAGCAGAAGGAAGGAGAGTCTAAAACCAATGAACAGAAAAAGGACTTTTTGCAGATTTTCCTGGACTTGGAGACTGAAGATGACCAGTCTCCAATGGACAAGAATGAAGCACTCAAAGCCATTCTGAGG GACATCATACTTGGCGGAACCGATACGACTTCAACAATGGTCGAGTGGGTGATGGCAGAGTTGCTGCAGAACCGAAATGTGATGAGCAAAGTAGTCCATGAATTGACAGATATCGTGGGGGAGGATGAGATGGTCGAAGAGCACCACTTGCCCAAATTAAAGTACCTCAACGCCGTCATCAAGGAGGCATTCCGCTTGCACCCAGCGCTGCCCTTATTAATTCCTAGGACACCACATGCTTCCTGTGCCGTCGGGGGTTACACAATACCGAAAGGCAGCAACATATTCCTGAACATGGGTTATATCCACAAGGACCCCAAGAATTGGGACAAACCGTCGGAGTTTCGACCCGAGAGGTTCTCGGAAGATCCCAGCAAGTATGATCTCTCGGGTAACAACTTCACGTACATGCCTTTCGGTTCCGGTCGGAGGATATGTGCGGGGCTTCCGCTGGCAGAGAGGATTTTAGCATATGTCTTGGCCTCTCTTTTACATTCATTCGAGTGGGAACTACCGCGAGGGGCAGAGCTGGAGCTGTCGGACAAATTTGGGATAGTGGTCAAGAAAACGAATCCCCTGGTTGCCATTCCCAGACCGAGATTGTCTACTCCGGAGCTATACATGGCCAGATAG
- the LOC115726617 gene encoding BTB/POZ domain-containing protein At1g30440 isoform X3: MERLIAEASEEGEEKCVIRLPDIPGRSKTFELIAKFCYGVKLELTASNVVYLRRASEHLEMTEEYGEGNLVTKTESFLNQVVLRNWKDSLKALQSCEDILPHADEIHITKRCIESLATKASTDPNLFGWPIMDHGGPMQSPGGSVLWNGISTGVRPKKASSDWWYEDVSSLRFPLYKRLISAMGTRGIKPEIIAGSLTFYARKYLPGLNRRQGIAESSTRLASATLGAPPSEEEQKDLLEEVDRLLPIQKGLVPTKFLFGLLRTAMIIRSSPSCISNLEKRIGMQLDEATLEDLLMPSFSYSTETLYNVDCVQQILKHFLAMDQTTGGASPCSVDDGQLIGSPSASLTPVTMVAKLIDGYLAEVAPDINLKLPKFEALAAAVPDYARPLDDGLYRAIDIYLKSHPWLAESDREQLCRLMDCQKLSLEACTHAAQNERLPLRIIVQVLFFEQLQLRTSIAGCFLVSDNLDGSRQLRSGLGASGEGGWATAVRENQVLKVGMDNMRMRVSELEKECSNMRQEIEKLGRVKGSSTWGSVSKKLGFRMKSQMCSAQEGSVSNQSKGSGKTEKVKVKDRHGKHRKNSSPER, encoded by the exons ATGGAAAGACTGATTGCTGAGGCATCggaagaaggtgaagaaaaaTGCGTAATAAGACTGCCCGACATCCCTGGCAGATCCAAGACATTTGAGCTCATAGCCAAGTTCTGCTACGGAGTGAAACTCGAGCTCACTGCCTCAAATGTTGTATACCTTCGTCGTGCTTCTGAGCATCTTGAAATGACAGAAGAGTATGGTGAGGGTAATCTCGTTACGAAGACCGAAAGTTTTCTCAATCAAGTTGTCCTACGAAATTGGAAAGACTCTCTGAAGGCGCTTCAAAGTTGTGAAGACATTCTCCCTCATGCTGATGAGATCCACATCACGAAGAGATGTATTGAGTCACTGGCCACGAAAGCATCCACTGACCCAAATCTCTTTGGCTGGCCTATAATGGACCATGGTGGGCCCATGCAAAGCCCAGGGGGCAGTGTACTTTGGAATGGGATAAGCACTGGGGTGAGGCCAAAAAAAGCAAGCTCGGATTGGTGGTACGAGGATGTGTCGAGTCTGAGGTTTCCTCTTTATAAGAGGTTGATTTCAGCTATGGGAACCCGTGGTATTAAACCGGAGATCATTGCTGGGTCCCTCACTTTTTATGCAAGGAAGTACCTTCCTGGGCTGAATCGGCGTCAGGGTATTGCTGAGTCCAGTACCCGGTTAGCATCTGCGACTCTTGGAGCTCCACCTTCAGAGGAGGAGCAGAAGGATTTACTAGAAGAAGTGGATAGATTACTTCCAATACAGAAGGGCCTTGTCCCAACCAAATTTTTATTCGGTCTTCTTAGAACTGCGATGATTATCCGTTCAAGCCCCTCTTGCATATCTAATCTAGAGAAAAGGATCGGGATGCAACTTGATGAGGCGACGCTGGAAGATCTCTTGATGCCCAGTTTCTCTTATTCCACAGAGACTCTGTACAATGTCGACTGTGTGCAGCAGATTCTCAAGCACTTCCTCGCCATGGATCAAACTACTGGTGGGGCCTCACCTTGCTCAGTTGATGATGGCCAGTTGATTGGCTCACCATCGGCTTCACTCACCCCAGTCACAATGGTGGCCAAGTTGATTGATGGTTACCTTGCTGAGGTCGCACCTGATATTAATCTGAAGCTGCCCAAGTTTGAGGCTCTTGCTGCTGCTGTTCCGGACTATGCCCGGCCATTAGATGATGGTCTTTATCGTGCCATAGATATTTATCTGAAG TCACATCCGTGGTTGGCCGAGTCCGACAGAGAACAGCTCTGCAGGCTAATGGACTGCCAGAAGCTCTCTCTGGAAGCGTGCACGCACGCTGCACAGAACGAGAGGTTACCCTTGAGAATAATCGTGCAAGTCCTCTTCTTCGAGCAGCTTCAGCTCAGGACTTCAATTGCTGGCTGCTTCCTTGTGTCAGACAATCTCGACGGATCGAGGCAGCTGAGGAGTGGGCTGGGCGCATCCGGTGAGGGAGGGTGGGCCACAGCCGTGAGGGAGAATCAGGTACTGAAGGTGGGGATGGATAACATGAGGATGCGCGTCTCGGAACTCGAGAAGGAATGCTCAAACATGAGACAGGAGATTGAGAAGCTAGGTCGGGTAAAGGGTTCGAGCACCTGGGGAAGCGTCTCGAAGAAACTGGGGTTTAGGATGAAGTCTCAGATGTGCAGTGCTCAAGAAGGATCAGTCAGCAACCAGAGTAAAGGTTCGGGCAAGACTGAGAAAGTTAAGGTTAAGGACAGACATGGCAAGCATAGGAAAAACTCGTCGCCTGAGCGGTAA
- the LOC115726629 gene encoding GDSL esterase/lipase LTL1-like → MAEMSSSLLPSMSPCYKRNWLLSWGIGMMLVSALADDVPPVFLFGDSTFDVETNDCIPTRAKANFPYNGIDFPNALATGRFSNGYNNADEIVSSDGIFNLMLQLDITNIEEACSGQGTLNAEEPCFVDDSPNLCPNRGEYLFWDLFHPTQYATHKAAVTLFTGGPTFVVPMNLGQLARASA, encoded by the exons ATGGCCGAAATGTCTTCCTCATTGTTGCCTTCTATGTCTCCTTGCTATAAGAGGAACTGGCTTCTTTCTTGGGGTATCGGCATGATGCTCGTCTCGGCTTTGGCGGACGACGTGCCTCCCGTCTTTCTGTTTGGAGACTCGACATTCGATGTGGAGACTAACGATTGCATACCTACGAGGGCAAAAGCCAACTTCCCTTATAACGGGATCGATTTCCCCAATGCCCTAGCGACGGGGAGATTCAGTAACGGATATAACAATGCCGACGAAATAG TTTCTTCTGATGGCATCTTTAATCTTATGTTGCAATTAGACATCACCAACATAGAAGAAGCATGCAGCGGACAAGGGACGCTGAATGCAGAGGAGCCGTGCTTCGTCGACGACAGCCCCAACCTATGCCCGAACCGCGGGGAATACTTATTCTGGGACTTGTTCCACCCGACCCAGTACGCGACCCACAAAGCCGCCGTCACTCTGTTCACCGGGGGCCCGACCTTCGTGGTGCCGATGAACTTGGGCCAGTTGGCCCGGGCCAGCGCGTGA
- the LOC115726617 gene encoding BTB/POZ domain-containing protein At1g30440 isoform X2 has protein sequence MSICCIRFCTTGLPSDIVVEVGEMSFHLHKFPLLSRSGVMERLIAEASEEGEEKCVIRLPDIPGRSKTFELIAKFCYGVKLELTASNVVYLRRASEHLEMTEEYGEGNLVTKTESFLNQVVLRNWKDSLKALQSCEDILPHADEIHITKRCIESLATKASTDPNLFGWPIMDHGGPMQSPGGSVLWNGISTGVRPKKASSDWWYEDVSSLRFPLYKRLISAMGTRGIKPEIIAGSLTFYARKYLPGLNRRQGIAESSTRLASATLGAPPSEEEQKDLLEEVDRLLPIQKGLVPTKFLFGLLRTAMIIRSSPSCISNLEKRIGMQLDEATLEDLLMPSFSYSTETLYNVDCVQQILKHFLAMDQTTGGASPCSVDDGQLIGSPSASLTPVTMVAKLIDGYLAEVAPDINLKLPKFEALAAAVPDYARPLDDGLYRAIDIYLKSHPWLAESDREQLCRLMDCQKLSLEACTHAAQNERLPLRIIVQVLFFEQLQLRTSIAGCFLVSDNLDGSRQLRSGLGASGEGGWATAVRENQVLKVGMDNMRMRVSELEKECSNMRQEIEKLGRVKGSSTWGSVSKKLGFRMKSQMCSAQEGSVSNQSKGSGKTEKVKVKDRHGKHRKNSSPER, from the exons ATGTCCATATGTTGTAT CAGGTTTTGTACAACCGGCCTTCCCAGTGATATTGTTGTGGAAGTTGGGGAGATGTCTTTTCACCTACACAAG TTTCCTTTGCTCTCCAGAAGTGGGGTTATGGAAAGACTGATTGCTGAGGCATCggaagaaggtgaagaaaaaTGCGTAATAAGACTGCCCGACATCCCTGGCAGATCCAAGACATTTGAGCTCATAGCCAAGTTCTGCTACGGAGTGAAACTCGAGCTCACTGCCTCAAATGTTGTATACCTTCGTCGTGCTTCTGAGCATCTTGAAATGACAGAAGAGTATGGTGAGGGTAATCTCGTTACGAAGACCGAAAGTTTTCTCAATCAAGTTGTCCTACGAAATTGGAAAGACTCTCTGAAGGCGCTTCAAAGTTGTGAAGACATTCTCCCTCATGCTGATGAGATCCACATCACGAAGAGATGTATTGAGTCACTGGCCACGAAAGCATCCACTGACCCAAATCTCTTTGGCTGGCCTATAATGGACCATGGTGGGCCCATGCAAAGCCCAGGGGGCAGTGTACTTTGGAATGGGATAAGCACTGGGGTGAGGCCAAAAAAAGCAAGCTCGGATTGGTGGTACGAGGATGTGTCGAGTCTGAGGTTTCCTCTTTATAAGAGGTTGATTTCAGCTATGGGAACCCGTGGTATTAAACCGGAGATCATTGCTGGGTCCCTCACTTTTTATGCAAGGAAGTACCTTCCTGGGCTGAATCGGCGTCAGGGTATTGCTGAGTCCAGTACCCGGTTAGCATCTGCGACTCTTGGAGCTCCACCTTCAGAGGAGGAGCAGAAGGATTTACTAGAAGAAGTGGATAGATTACTTCCAATACAGAAGGGCCTTGTCCCAACCAAATTTTTATTCGGTCTTCTTAGAACTGCGATGATTATCCGTTCAAGCCCCTCTTGCATATCTAATCTAGAGAAAAGGATCGGGATGCAACTTGATGAGGCGACGCTGGAAGATCTCTTGATGCCCAGTTTCTCTTATTCCACAGAGACTCTGTACAATGTCGACTGTGTGCAGCAGATTCTCAAGCACTTCCTCGCCATGGATCAAACTACTGGTGGGGCCTCACCTTGCTCAGTTGATGATGGCCAGTTGATTGGCTCACCATCGGCTTCACTCACCCCAGTCACAATGGTGGCCAAGTTGATTGATGGTTACCTTGCTGAGGTCGCACCTGATATTAATCTGAAGCTGCCCAAGTTTGAGGCTCTTGCTGCTGCTGTTCCGGACTATGCCCGGCCATTAGATGATGGTCTTTATCGTGCCATAGATATTTATCTGAAG TCACATCCGTGGTTGGCCGAGTCCGACAGAGAACAGCTCTGCAGGCTAATGGACTGCCAGAAGCTCTCTCTGGAAGCGTGCACGCACGCTGCACAGAACGAGAGGTTACCCTTGAGAATAATCGTGCAAGTCCTCTTCTTCGAGCAGCTTCAGCTCAGGACTTCAATTGCTGGCTGCTTCCTTGTGTCAGACAATCTCGACGGATCGAGGCAGCTGAGGAGTGGGCTGGGCGCATCCGGTGAGGGAGGGTGGGCCACAGCCGTGAGGGAGAATCAGGTACTGAAGGTGGGGATGGATAACATGAGGATGCGCGTCTCGGAACTCGAGAAGGAATGCTCAAACATGAGACAGGAGATTGAGAAGCTAGGTCGGGTAAAGGGTTCGAGCACCTGGGGAAGCGTCTCGAAGAAACTGGGGTTTAGGATGAAGTCTCAGATGTGCAGTGCTCAAGAAGGATCAGTCAGCAACCAGAGTAAAGGTTCGGGCAAGACTGAGAAAGTTAAGGTTAAGGACAGACATGGCAAGCATAGGAAAAACTCGTCGCCTGAGCGGTAA